From Sporosarcina sp. Te-1, the proteins below share one genomic window:
- a CDS encoding S8 family peptidase yields MSDISRRPILGRGENLVEPITKNSVGGPKEYPRTYEEAKKLVREELVKVKKDIESIPLEKKMDEVVIAVRLNEKFLAKSYTPNSFFHALNVENVGSRKWVTDSGKESKLNFVKIKPNNIDNGLNLLDSIRTNSFKEDLRKIEEINLLNKNEVALGFDDTWDNGRVELVLHPYEEAETVLEKLFNLLKITKDHRSKIRYKAYEHGPIFVSINLSREELNSLTDFNPLRTVHPMDFELNSVFTDLISNKVNPPVSTFTPVKKVGVIDGGVNIFNPFFQQSTTQNYEVVSLPSDSFMTHGTNVASLILYGDLQNFQEGVAVPSPVIGVESIRVFPTADPSDIDLYESIDLIEEAVPKLGDIDVFNVSVGPKGSILDDDISRFTTALDQLAYDHRKLFIVAVGNSGMSQEPYNRIESPSDMVNGIGVGAYQIDSEGNYLRAPYSSVGLGREGCKVKPDFCEHGGSALYPIQVLGTEDYAMQNVQGTSFAAPIVARKAAELMLKSNDIGALTARSLLTQATSSEINEIDHEFGYGICADNVDDILLCTPNKVTIIYNNEMSVKNYAKLKLPVPQACGAKKIKISWTVVVVTPPNPLFAESYTSTAIEDALHPHEDKFNLYKNSRTIKRDVIDNSQDVKELINDGWKLGSIPASVTPNKFATESERRDDLKWDTVAKRSKVFQRNSLKNPFLSFHALDRDTNKTRVRYSVAVTIEALDYQGDLYQEILNEYPVLQPINVRLEQEIRTSIQGN; encoded by the coding sequence ATGAGTGATATTTCAAGAAGACCAATACTAGGTCGAGGTGAAAATTTAGTTGAACCTATTACCAAAAATTCTGTTGGGGGTCCGAAAGAATACCCAAGGACTTATGAGGAAGCAAAAAAATTAGTAAGAGAAGAATTAGTAAAAGTGAAAAAAGACATCGAAAGTATTCCGCTTGAAAAAAAGATGGATGAAGTAGTTATAGCAGTTCGTCTAAATGAAAAGTTTCTCGCAAAGTCTTACACTCCGAACAGTTTTTTTCACGCATTAAATGTTGAAAATGTTGGGTCAAGAAAATGGGTTACAGATTCAGGGAAAGAAAGTAAACTTAACTTTGTGAAAATCAAACCTAACAACATTGACAATGGATTAAATTTACTCGATTCTATTAGAACAAATAGCTTTAAAGAAGACTTACGAAAGATAGAGGAAATCAATTTACTTAACAAAAACGAAGTAGCTCTAGGATTTGACGACACTTGGGATAATGGTAGAGTTGAACTTGTACTTCATCCATATGAGGAAGCGGAAACTGTACTAGAAAAACTGTTTAACTTATTAAAAATTACTAAAGATCACCGCAGTAAGATAAGGTACAAAGCATATGAACATGGTCCAATCTTTGTTAGTATTAATTTATCAAGAGAAGAATTAAATTCACTTACAGATTTCAATCCATTAAGAACAGTTCATCCTATGGATTTTGAACTTAACTCTGTCTTTACAGACTTAATTTCTAATAAAGTAAATCCACCCGTTAGCACTTTTACCCCTGTTAAAAAGGTTGGTGTAATAGATGGTGGTGTAAATATATTTAATCCGTTTTTTCAGCAATCCACCACTCAAAATTATGAGGTAGTATCTTTACCAAGTGATAGTTTCATGACTCATGGAACTAACGTTGCTAGTCTAATTTTATATGGTGATTTACAGAACTTTCAAGAAGGAGTTGCAGTCCCAAGTCCAGTAATTGGAGTTGAAAGCATAAGAGTTTTCCCCACAGCTGATCCTTCTGATATAGATTTGTACGAATCTATTGATTTAATTGAAGAAGCAGTACCTAAGTTAGGAGATATAGATGTTTTTAATGTTTCTGTAGGTCCAAAAGGGAGTATTCTCGATGATGATATTAGTAGGTTCACAACAGCATTGGATCAATTAGCTTACGACCATAGAAAGCTATTCATCGTAGCCGTGGGTAATTCTGGTATGAGCCAAGAACCATACAATAGAATAGAATCGCCTTCAGATATGGTGAATGGCATTGGAGTAGGTGCATACCAGATTGATAGTGAAGGGAATTATTTGAGAGCACCTTATAGTTCTGTCGGGTTAGGACGCGAAGGCTGTAAAGTTAAACCCGACTTTTGTGAACACGGTGGTTCAGCTTTATATCCCATTCAAGTTTTAGGAACAGAAGATTACGCTATGCAAAACGTCCAAGGCACAAGCTTTGCAGCTCCGATAGTTGCAAGAAAAGCAGCAGAGTTAATGTTAAAAAGTAATGATATCGGAGCCTTAACTGCTAGAAGTTTATTAACACAAGCTACATCCAGTGAAATTAATGAGATAGATCACGAATTTGGATATGGTATCTGCGCTGATAATGTAGATGATATTCTGTTATGTACTCCAAATAAAGTAACGATTATCTATAACAACGAAATGTCTGTAAAGAACTACGCAAAATTAAAACTACCAGTACCTCAAGCATGTGGTGCGAAAAAAATTAAAATATCCTGGACTGTTGTTGTTGTTACTCCACCCAATCCATTGTTTGCTGAAAGTTATACATCTACTGCTATTGAGGACGCACTCCATCCACATGAAGATAAATTTAACTTATACAAAAATAGCAGAACAATAAAAAGAGATGTGATAGATAATTCGCAAGATGTGAAAGAGTTAATAAATGACGGGTGGAAACTAGGCTCTATTCCAGCTAGTGTAACACCAAATAAATTTGCTACAGAATCCGAAAGACGTGATGATTTAAAATGGGATACAGTAGCGAAAAGAAGTAAAGTATTTCAAAGAAACTCACTGAAGAATCCTTTTTTATCATTCCATGCCTTAGATAGAGATACTAATAAGACGCGGGTACGTTATAGCGTTGCTGTAACAATAGAAGCATTAGATTACCAGGGTGATTTATACCAGGAAATCCTTAATGAATACCCTGTTCTTCAACCAATAAATGTAAGACTAGAGCAAGAAATTAGAACGTCTATTCAGGGTAACTAA